DNA from Streptomyces sp. NBC_01476:
GCCGATCTGGTTGTGGTCGCTGTCGGTGGTGCAGATGAAGCGGGCGGTGTGCAGCACCTCGGAGATGCGCACCGAGGAGGTGTCCACGCCGTGCCGGTCCAGCCAGGCCCGGTACTCGCCGAAGTCGTTGCCGGCCGCGCCGACCAGGATCGGCCGGGTGCCGAGCTGCCCCATGCCGAAGCAGATGTTGGCGCCGACCCCGCCGCGCCGCACGTCGAGCGCGTCGACGAGGAAGGAGAGCGACACCGTGTGCAGCTGATCGGCGACCAGCTGGTCGGAGAACCGGCCGGGGAAGGTCATCAAATGGTCGGTGGCGATGGATCCGGTGACGGCGATGCGCACGGCGGGAGCTCCTGTAGGCGGGGAATCGTACGACACGGCGAAACTACCTGATAGTAGGGCTTTCTCCTGCCGTACCACATGCCTAGGGTCGAGGTATGAGCATCGACCCGCCAGTCGTCCTGCCCTCCTCCTCGCTCGCCGAACCCGACTCGCTGGAGCAGTTGATCGGTGACTGCCGGCACATGGCACAGCACTGGAAAACCCCGGCCGCGAAGACCGGGGAAAAGATCGGCCCGGCCGGTTTGCACGGCATCACTGTGCCACCCTCCTCGGTCCATGTGGTGGACGGGATGGCGGAATTCGGCGATTGACTTCCGGCTCCCGCCGCTCCACCGCCGCCGGGGAACCGGATCGGGGTGCGTCGCGTCACATCGGCACCTGACGGTATTCGGAGCCGAAGGAGTACGCGGTGAGCACCGTACGCGACGACAACAACCAGGGGCCGGAGCCGGCCCCCCGCAGGTCGGACCGCAGGACGCGGCTGACGGTGGGGGTGGTGGCCGCGGCCGTACTGCTCGCGGGTGTCGGCGGGGCCTGCTGGGCGGCGGCGGCCGGCGGGGGTGATGACGCGGCCGGCGCGAAGCCCGCCCCGCTGCGGATCGACGGCCTGGACGTACCCGGCAAGGGCTCCCCGGGCAGCGGCTCGACGTCGGACGGCAACGCCGTCTACCAGCTGACCGGCACCCTGCCGGACGGTCCGAAGTCCGCGGCTGTGTACGCGGCGGCCGGCGGGCCGACCAAGGCCCAGGTCCAGCGGCTGGCCGGGGTGCTCGGACTGTCCGGTCAGGTGAGCACGGACGGTACGTCGTGGCAGGTCGGCCGGATCGGCAGCGGGCCCGCACTGCTGGTGGGCCGGGCGGCGCCGGGGACCTGGACGTACACCCGGTCCGGGCCTGCCGCGGTGCCGGGCCGGACCGACGGCGCCGGTTCGAGCACGGCGACGCTGCTTCCCAGCCCCGGCGTGTCCGCGGGCACGAGCGGTGGCGGTGCCTCGGACGGCGCCACGGACGGTGCGACGGCGCCAGTGTCCGTACAGCGGGCCGAGGCGGCCGCCGCTCCGGTGTTCAGCGCGCTGGACCTGTCCGGGGCGCGGATCGACGCGGCGCAGACGGTAGGGGCCGAGCGGCTGGTCACCGCGGAACCGGTGGTGGGCGGCCTGCCGACCCACGGCTGGAGCACCACGCTGACCATCGGGCCCGACGGGAAGCCGGCGATGGCGAGTGGTTCGCTCTCCGCGCTCACCAAGGGCGCCACTTATCCGGTGGGGTCCGCGCAGACCGCCCTCAAGCAGCTGAACGCCACATCGGTCGCGCATCCGGACCATGGTGTCGCGTCCTGTCCGGTGCCGGCGCCGTCGGCCACGCCGACCGTGCCGGGCCAGGACAAGACGCTGCCGCGCTCGCTGCCGTGCGTGCCGGGGAACGGACACCCGGTGCAGGTGCGCGGCGCGGCCTTCGGGCTGTCGCTGCAGTTCGTCTCCGGGGTGCGCACGCTCGTCCCCTCGTGGCTCTTCGCGACGGCGCCGGCCGGGGTGACCACCACCTCGGTGGTGGCGGAGCCGGCCGTGGACCCGTCCTACCTGCGGGACGGCGAGCCCGGCAGCGTGCCGCCGAGCGGGCCGGCCGTCCCGGTCGACCCGGGCGGTCCGATGAAGCCGGGCGGCCCGGGGAAGACCGGGGTGCCGGCCCAGCCGCCGAACCCGCCGGCGCCGGGCGCGTCGCAGAAGGTGAAGCTGACCGGGGTGCAGGCGACCGGCAGCACCCTGGCGGTCACCTTCTACGGCGGGCTGTGCAGTACGTACAGCGCGAGCGCCCAGGAGTCGGCGACGCAGGTGCGGGTGACGGTGACGGCCGTGCCGAAGGGCAAGCAGCAGATGTGTCCGATGATCGCCCGCAGCTTCACCCTGAAGGTGGAGCTGCGGCAGCCGCTGGGCGACCGGACCGTCGTGGACGCCTCGGACGGGCAACTGGTCAAGGGACAGTGACCGGTTGCCATACGAAAGCGGCGGCACCTGGTGGGGGTGCCGCCGCTTTCTTACGCCCTCAGGTCCGTGCGGTGGGTGACCGCCGGGTGCCTGGCCCCAGTTGGGACCTCAGTGGAAGGAGTCGCCGCAGGCGCAGGAGCCCGTGGCGTTCGGGTTGTCGATCGTGAAGCCCTGCTTCTCGATCGTGTCCACGAAGTCGATCGAGGCACCGCCCAGGTAGGGAGCGCTCATCCGGTCGGTGACGACCTTCACGCCGCCGAAGTCCTTGGTGACGTCGCCGTCGAGCGCGCGCTCGTCGAAGAAGAGCTGGTAGCGCAGGCCGGAGCAGCCGCCGGGCTGGACCGCGACCCGCAGCGCCAGATCCTCGCGGCCTTCCT
Protein-coding regions in this window:
- a CDS encoding HesB/IscA family protein; the encoded protein is MTVQDETTTSTGILLSDAAAAKVKSLLEQEGREDLALRVAVQPGGCSGLRYQLFFDERALDGDVTKDFGGVKVVTDRMSAPYLGGASIDFVDTIEKQGFTIDNPNATGSCACGDSFH